In the genome of Gordonia rubripertincta, one region contains:
- a CDS encoding PIG-L family deacetylase → MGTPRLLLVHAHPDDESLWTGGLTARHVDAGGEADLVMCTWAEGTIRHRELTDAVDILGMPRPPIMLGYADDRRPESAPDAPRLCAASFDEQVRALTAHIRELQPDIVVTYDALGIYGHPDHIHAHRLACAAADAAASTKLYHRAGPAWRVRSLYFATIPEWMMDLLAPSLFPEIPREQLPGTPESDIDVTVDVSDLAARKKAGVTAHRSEIDRSRAIAGFMSLPDDIQHRLLGVECYQRRDLVPGGCDLI, encoded by the coding sequence ATGGGTACGCCTCGACTGCTGCTGGTGCATGCACACCCCGACGACGAGTCGCTGTGGACCGGCGGGCTCACCGCCCGTCACGTCGACGCCGGCGGCGAGGCCGACCTGGTGATGTGCACCTGGGCCGAGGGAACGATCCGGCACCGGGAACTGACCGACGCCGTCGACATCCTCGGCATGCCGCGGCCGCCGATCATGCTCGGATACGCCGACGACCGGCGGCCCGAATCGGCGCCGGACGCCCCCCGACTCTGCGCGGCGTCCTTCGACGAGCAGGTCCGGGCGTTGACCGCCCATATCCGCGAACTCCAGCCGGACATCGTCGTCACCTACGACGCGCTCGGCATCTACGGCCACCCCGACCACATCCACGCCCACCGGCTGGCGTGCGCCGCTGCCGACGCCGCCGCCTCGACGAAGCTCTACCACCGGGCCGGGCCGGCCTGGCGGGTCCGCTCGCTGTACTTCGCGACCATCCCCGAGTGGATGATGGACCTGCTCGCCCCCAGCCTCTTCCCCGAGATCCCCCGCGAGCAGTTGCCCGGGACACCGGAGTCCGACATCGACGTGACCGTCGACGTGTCGGATCTGGCGGCACGCAAGAAGGCAGGGGTCACCGCACACCGGTCGGAGATCGACCGCAGCCGCGCGATCGCCGGCTTCATGTCGCTCCCCGACGACATCCAGCACAGACTGCTGGGCGTCGAGTGCTACCAGCGCCGCGACCTGGTTCCGGGTGGGTGTGACCTGATCTGA